The following coding sequences are from one Streptomyces angustmyceticus window:
- a CDS encoding class A beta-lactamase-related serine hydrolase, whose product MRWVSTVTAAAIGAGALAGPVAAATPSAAAGQRAAASGPEVRCTSTDRALAEKLSHDISRALAGRKSMASLSFYDRPTGTSCTLGAARQYDSASAVKAVILGALLYQKGGTLTAREDALARKMITESDNDSATALWKELSDLRDPEKPNPVRIQEFLDRAGMGNTVLDKEGSWGLTQVTAGDLARLLRLFSGGDDSVLGSGARTYALDLMQHVRPAQRWGATAGAPLDSLVHVKNGWLQRSRNSDVDAFDRGDWKVNSLAVLTGNAYDSGLVVLTENNRVPEGHPAEEGWNYGIDTIEAVSHAVYRDVYPGAERYEPGRSLRRGAATAG is encoded by the coding sequence ATGCGGTGGGTCTCCACCGTCACCGCTGCGGCCATAGGCGCCGGAGCGCTCGCAGGGCCGGTCGCGGCGGCCACCCCGTCCGCCGCGGCCGGGCAGCGGGCCGCGGCATCCGGTCCGGAGGTGCGCTGCACCTCCACGGACCGAGCGCTGGCCGAGAAACTCTCGCACGACATATCCCGGGCGCTGGCCGGCCGGAAGAGCATGGCGTCGCTGTCCTTCTACGACCGTCCCACGGGGACGAGTTGCACGCTGGGTGCCGCACGGCAGTACGACTCGGCCAGTGCGGTGAAGGCGGTGATCCTCGGAGCCCTGCTGTACCAGAAGGGCGGCACCCTCACCGCCAGGGAAGACGCCCTGGCGCGCAAAATGATCACTGAATCGGACAACGACTCCGCCACCGCCCTCTGGAAGGAGCTGTCCGACCTGCGGGACCCCGAGAAGCCGAACCCGGTCAGGATCCAGGAGTTCCTCGACAGGGCCGGGATGGGCAACACCGTTCTCGACAAGGAAGGTTCCTGGGGCCTCACCCAGGTCACGGCGGGCGACCTGGCCAGGCTGCTGCGCCTCTTCTCGGGCGGTGACGACTCGGTCCTCGGGAGCGGGGCCCGGACCTATGCGCTGGACCTCATGCAGCACGTCCGGCCCGCCCAGAGGTGGGGAGCCACGGCCGGCGCTCCGCTCGACTCGCTGGTCCATGTGAAGAACGGCTGGCTGCAGCGCAGCCGGAACTCCGATGTCGACGCTTTCGACCGGGGCGACTGGAAGGTGAACAGCCTGGCCGTCCTCACGGGGAACGCCTACGACTCCGGGCTGGTCGTGCTCACCGAGAACAACCGGGTCCCCGAGGGCCATCCGGCCGAGGAAGGGTGGAACTACGGGATCGACACGATAGAGGCCGTTTCCCACGCTGTGTACCGGGATGTCTATCCCGGTGCCGAACGGTACGAGCCCGGCCGGTCGCTGCGCCGAGGGGCGGCAACAGCCGGCTAG
- a CDS encoding SigB/SigF/SigG family RNA polymerase sigma factor, translating to MATAARQVHTAVTRTEEEAAPESAQPSLPLVDKAQRVAPTDARRLSKLFFERLATLEEGTPEYQYARNTLIEMNLSLVRYVARRFRSRGQEMEDVVQVGTIGLIKAIDRFDVSRETEFTTFSIPYITGEIKRFFRDTTWSVHVPRRLQELRVDLARAREEMEGRGNPEPSVADYAAHLELAEDEIVEGLVACNGYDADSLDRPIEAGGGTQRTGLIADLIGNEDPALALAENLQALKPLMAQLDERQRTLLELRFGAEMTQSEIGKELGLSQMHVSRLLTRACATLREGLLAER from the coding sequence ATGGCGACGGCAGCGAGGCAGGTCCACACAGCTGTGACCCGCACGGAGGAGGAGGCGGCGCCCGAGTCCGCGCAGCCCTCCTTGCCGCTGGTGGACAAGGCCCAGCGGGTGGCCCCGACGGATGCCCGTCGCCTGTCGAAGCTGTTCTTCGAGCGGCTGGCGACCCTTGAGGAGGGCACGCCGGAGTACCAGTACGCGCGCAACACCCTCATCGAGATGAACCTGTCGCTGGTGCGCTACGTCGCGCGCCGCTTCCGCAGCCGGGGGCAGGAGATGGAAGACGTCGTACAGGTGGGCACGATCGGTCTGATCAAGGCCATCGACCGCTTCGACGTCTCGCGGGAGACCGAGTTCACCACCTTCTCGATCCCCTACATCACCGGGGAGATCAAGCGGTTCTTCCGCGACACGACCTGGTCCGTGCACGTCCCGCGTCGGCTCCAGGAACTGCGCGTGGACCTTGCGCGGGCCCGTGAGGAGATGGAGGGACGCGGCAACCCCGAGCCGTCCGTCGCCGACTACGCCGCCCATCTGGAGCTTGCGGAGGACGAGATCGTCGAGGGGCTGGTCGCCTGCAACGGCTATGACGCCGATTCCCTGGACCGGCCCATCGAAGCCGGTGGCGGCACGCAGCGGACCGGGCTCATTGCCGACCTGATCGGCAACGAGGACCCCGCGCTCGCCCTGGCGGAGAACCTGCAGGCGCTCAAGCCGCTGATGGCGCAGCTCGACGAGCGCCAGCGCACGCTCCTCGAACTCCGCTTCGGCGCGGAGATGACGCAGTCCGAGATAGGCAAGGAGCTCGGCCTGTCCCAGATGCACGTCTCCCGCCTCCTCACCCGTGCCTGCGCCACCCTGCGCGAAGGGCTCCTCGCCGAGAGGTGA
- a CDS encoding amino acid permease has protein sequence MPLDIPSVTQTEEERLAELGITQTLDRSMSGRQNFAVSFTIISILSGCLTMYGFGMNTGGPALIMWGWVLVGLMTLFVGLSMAEVCSSYPTSAGLYFWAHKLAPQKSAPAWAWFTGWFNTLGQVAVTAGIDFGAASFLNAYLNLQFGYAATPAHTITLFGVILLLHAVVNTFRVRVVGFFNTVSVWWHLIGVVVIVGALLLIPDRHQSPGFVFTEFVNNTGWGSAVYVALIGLLMAQYTFTGYDASAHMTEETKNASVEGPKGIVRSIVVSWAAGFVLLFGLTFAIQSYTGALKSGTGVPPAQIFLDALGASTGKLMLLVIIGAQLFCGMASVTANSRMIYAFSRDGALPFSAVWHKLHPGTRTPTNAVWLAAGAAFVLGLPYLFNTTAYAAVTSIATIGLYIAYVVPTLLRLRQGENFRRGPWHLGRWSKAVGLVAVGWVVIITVLFMLPQQSPVTLETFNYAPITVGVVLVFAGTWWFVSARKWFLNPQHPRSNPAPSSVPGPTASSSL, from the coding sequence ATGCCATTGGACATTCCAAGCGTCACGCAGACGGAGGAGGAACGCCTCGCCGAACTCGGCATCACCCAGACGTTGGACCGCTCGATGTCCGGGCGGCAGAACTTCGCGGTCTCCTTCACGATCATCAGCATCCTCTCCGGCTGCCTGACCATGTACGGGTTCGGCATGAACACCGGCGGGCCCGCCCTCATCATGTGGGGCTGGGTGCTCGTCGGCCTGATGACCCTGTTCGTCGGCCTGTCCATGGCCGAGGTCTGCTCCTCCTACCCGACCTCCGCCGGCCTCTACTTCTGGGCGCACAAGCTCGCCCCGCAGAAGTCCGCCCCGGCCTGGGCCTGGTTCACCGGCTGGTTCAACACGCTCGGCCAGGTGGCCGTCACCGCGGGCATCGACTTCGGCGCCGCGTCGTTCCTCAACGCCTACCTGAACCTGCAGTTCGGCTATGCCGCCACGCCCGCCCACACGATCACGCTCTTCGGCGTGATCCTCCTGCTGCACGCCGTCGTGAACACCTTCCGCGTGCGCGTGGTCGGCTTCTTCAACACCGTCTCGGTGTGGTGGCACCTGATCGGCGTCGTGGTGATCGTCGGCGCCCTGCTGCTGATCCCCGACAGGCACCAGTCCCCCGGCTTCGTCTTCACCGAGTTCGTCAACAACACCGGCTGGGGCTCCGCGGTCTACGTCGCGCTCATCGGTCTCCTGATGGCGCAGTACACCTTCACCGGCTATGACGCGTCCGCCCATATGACGGAGGAGACGAAGAACGCCTCGGTCGAGGGGCCGAAGGGAATCGTCCGCTCCATCGTGGTGTCCTGGGCGGCCGGGTTCGTGCTGCTCTTCGGCCTGACCTTCGCCATCCAGTCGTACACCGGCGCCCTGAAGTCGGGCACCGGGGTGCCGCCGGCCCAGATCTTCCTGGACGCGCTCGGCGCGAGCACCGGCAAGCTGATGCTGCTGGTCATCATCGGCGCCCAGCTGTTCTGCGGGATGGCCTCGGTGACCGCCAACTCCCGCATGATCTACGCCTTCTCCCGCGACGGCGCCCTGCCGTTCTCCGCCGTCTGGCACAAGCTCCACCCGGGGACCCGCACCCCGACCAACGCCGTGTGGCTCGCCGCCGGCGCGGCGTTCGTCCTCGGCCTGCCGTACCTGTTCAACACCACCGCGTACGCCGCCGTCACCTCCATCGCGACGATCGGCCTCTACATCGCCTACGTGGTGCCCACCCTGCTGCGGCTGCGCCAGGGGGAGAACTTCCGGCGCGGCCCCTGGCACCTGGGCCGCTGGTCCAAGGCCGTGGGCCTGGTCGCGGTCGGCTGGGTCGTGATCATCACGGTGCTGTTCATGCTGCCCCAGCAGAGCCCGGTGACCCTGGAGACGTTCAACTACGCGCCGATCACCGTGGGCGTCGTCCTGGTCTTCGCGGGCACCTGGTGGTTCGTCTCCGCCCGCAAGTGGTTCCTCAATCCCCAGCACCCGCGCAGCAATCCGGCACCGTCGTCGGTGCCGGGCCCCACGGCGTCCTCTTCGCTGTAG